A region from the Triticum urartu cultivar G1812 chromosome 1, Tu2.1, whole genome shotgun sequence genome encodes:
- the LOC125532184 gene encoding dof zinc finger protein 2-like: MASPFPPGSSSSSASSPLSYLIPRQPPPSSVVAQGFSCGALVQQAGGLYGADGVGALEVRQGGRHAGHPPLPRPPPRQCPRCRSANTKFCYYNNYSRKQPRYFCRACRRHWTEGGTLRDVPVGGGRKNRRNGGGKGGAKAPSTVVTTEVSAAAATAATQGSGAGGPAGAVDAFIPADILRQMLSQSASFTAVGGGGGYGIDLSAWQQMSGAAPAPQGASDVGAAGGTAPAADANCGTGAQYWSGWQLQDDMPGFDGTF, encoded by the coding sequence ATGGCGTCGCCCTTTCCGCCCGGCTCTTCTTCCTCTTCCGCTTCGTCGCCCCTCTCTTACCTGATCCCTAGGCAGCCGCCGCCTTCCTCCGTCGTGGCGCAGGGCTTCTCGTGCGGCGCTCTGGTGCAGCAGGCCGGAGGATTATACGGTGCCGACGGCGTCGGGGCGCTGGAGGTGAGGCAGGGGGGCAGGCACGCGGGCCACCCGCCGctgccgcgcccgccgccgcggCAGTGCCCGCGCTGCAGGTCGGCCAACACCAAGTTCTGCTACTACAACAACTACAGCCGCAAGCAGCCGCGCTACTTCTGCCGGGCGTGCCGCCGGCACTGGACCGAGGGCGGCACGCTCCGCGACGTGCCCGTCGGTGGCGGCCGCAAGAACAGGCGCAACGGCGGGGGCAAGGGCGGCGCTAAGGCTCCCTCCACCGTCGTCACCACGGAGGTGTCTGctgcggcggcgacggcggctacgCAGGGCAGCGGTGCAGGCGGACCGGCCGGCGCCGTCGACGCGTTCATCCCGGCCGACATCCTGAGGCAGATGCTGTCCCAGTCGGCAAGCTTCACGGCCGTCGGCGGGGGCGGCGGCTACGGCATCGACCTGAGCGCGTGGCAGCAAATGAGCGGTGCCGCACCAGCACCGCAGGGCGCCAGCGATGTTGGCGCGGCCGGAGGCACGGCTCCGGCGGCAGATGCCAACTGCGGCACAGGCGCGCAGTACTGGAGCGGATGGCAGCTGCAGGATGACATGCCCGGTTTCGACGGGACTTTCTAA